The sequence CGACCCTGGAACTGGCTGGCGGCGAACCGAGGGTCGTCCTCGCCGGCGTAGACGTAGGTGTCCTCCTCCGCGACGTTCGCGGCGATGGCCTCGCCGATCTGGCGGGTGGCCTCGCTCATGGCCGGTTCGTCGGACTGGGGGATGTCCGTGTGGACGACCGCGCCGTGGAGCGCGACCTCACCCGGTTCGAGCAGCGCTACCGCTTCCTCGTAGAGATCCGCGTTGGCCGCATCGGTCATGAATCGGGGTACTACCCGGGGCCGTTTACCAACTACGGTCGTGACGGGCCGACACCGACAGGGGAACACTCTTGCCAGATAGCGGCGTACGCTGACACGATGCGGCAGTGGCTTCGAGCCCAGTTCAGGTCCGTCTACGAGCGGGTCCTCCGATACGAGATCACCGGCGCGCCCTCCCACGTCGCCGTCATCCAGGACGGCAACCGTCGGTACGCACGAAACCGGGGGAGCGACGCCACCGATGGTCACCGTGCCGGCGCACAGACCACCGAACGAGTCCTCGACTGGTGTTCGGAACTCGGCGTCGACGAACTCACGCTGTACGCCTTCTCGACGGAGAACTTCGAACGGCCACGAGTAGAGCGCGAACACCTCTTCGACCTGCTCGAGGAGAAACTCTACGAGTTCGCGGACGCCGACCGGGTCCACGAGGACGGTGTGCGGGTCCGGGCCATCGGCGACACCGAGCGACTCCCCGACCGAGTCCAGGAGGCGGTCGAATACGCGGAGCACCGGACCGGGGACTACGACGCGTTCACCCTCAACGTCGCCCTCGCGTACGGCGGCCGGACCGAACTCCTCGGTGCGACGCGTGAGGTCGCCGCCGCCGTCGAACGGGGCGACCTCGACCCCGGAGACGTGACCGCTGCGACCGTCGAGGATCGGCTGTACGACGGGGCCGTCCGCGACGTGGACCTCATCGTCCGGACCGGGGGCGACGAGCGGACGAGCAACTTCCTGCCCTGGCACGCCAACGGCAACGAGGCCGCAGCGTTCTTCTGTACCCCCTACTGGCCGGAGTTCTCGAAGATCGACTTCCTCCGCGCCATCCGCACCTACGAGGCGCGCGAGGCGTCCTGGCGGCAGACTCGCGCGAAACGAGCCCTGGCGCTCGTCCGGGCGCTCGGGGGCGAGGTCAAGGAGGCACGAAGAGTCCTCGACCGGCTTCGCGAGCACCTGCCGGAATCCATCGAGGACGAAGGGATGGACGAACGACCGGTGGACTGACGACCCGCTTTCCCGTGCCTATCGACCGAACCGCCGCTGTCGATTCTCGAACGCCTGGACCGCCCGGATGAAATCCCGTTCGCGGAAGTCCCGCCAGTTGACGTCGGTGAAGTAGAGTTCGGAGTACACCGACTGCCAGATCATGAAATCCGAGAGGCGCTCCTCCCCGGTCTTGATGACGAGGTCGGGTTCCTCGGGGAAGACCAGTCGTTGCTCTATCTCCGTTTCGTCGACGTCGTCCGCATTCAGTGCGCCCGCCTCGACGTCCTCGGCGATGCGGCGGACCGCCATGGCGAACTCGTGTTTGCCGCCCAGACCGAGACTGATCTGGATCGGTTCGGTCGCGGGTTCGGTATCGGACGGCCTGCGGATGGCGACCGGTCGCGGGAAGGACAACCGGCCGAGTTCCCGTTCGAGGGTGTCGACGACCGCCTCGTCGAGGACGCTGACGTAGATGGTGACCCGCCCGGCGCCGTACTCGAACGACCAGGAGACGAACCGTTCCAGCGTCTCGTAGGCTCCCTGTTCGAGGAGGTCGCGTTCGGTGATGACCAGGGCGACGTGCGACGGTGGGTCTCCTGGCGTGCGACGGAGGCGGAGGGCGAGGTAGCGTTCGTACAGTCCCACGATTGGGCGTGAGGGCCGCGGCCCCCTAAAACGACCGGACGGCGCTGACACGCCGCCTGGCAGCGGTCTGGGTCCGGGACCCTTAAGTGCCGTACGGCGAAAGGCGTCGGTACGTGACTCGTCCGTTACGCCGAACAGCGGCGTTCTCCCTCGTCTCGCTGCTGTCACTCGCGTCCGGGGTGCTCGAGGAGTACACAGCGGTGCCGTTCGTCGCCGTTGCCATCGGCGCTTCGCTCGTCTCGAAGGGGAAACTCTTCGACGCGTTCGCCACACACCGGGACCGCGCCGAGGACACGCTGTACACGCTCATCGCCTTCAGTCTCACCGGCGCCGGACTCGCGCTGTTGCTCCCGACGTTCGACCTTCCCGTCACGGTGTTCGTCGCGACGATGCTCACCGTGGGCTTCGGCGACCTGGGGCGGCGGGCCGTCCTGGAGGTGCGCCAATCGGCCGTCGCCGGCGTCGCCGGTTTCGTGATCCTCGGGGGGACCGCCGCCTTCGCGGGCCAGGTCGCCATCAGCACCATCCTCGGGGTATTCTCGACGAGTGCCTTTCCCGAGTTCCTCTTCGTCGCCTCGAGTGCCGCGCTGCTCGGGGCGCTCCTGCGCTCGATGTTCACCCGCCGCGACGACCCCCTCGTGCTCGTGATCATCGCGCTCTCGCTCTGGCTGTTCGCCGACCTCACCGTCGCAGTGGGCTGGGAGCGGATCGTCGTCGCGATGGCCATCGCCGTCGTGTTCGGCTACCTCTCCTACGCCCTCGAGACGGCCTCCATCCCGGGGATGCTCACCGGCGTGTTCCTGGCGCTGCTCGCCGTCGTCCTCGGCGGCTACGGCTGGTTCGCGGTCCTCATCGCCTTCTTCGCCATCGGCGGACTGGCGACGAAGTACCGCTACGAGGAGAAACTCGAGCGGGGCGTCGCCGAACCCAACGAGGGAGCGCGGGGGACCGGAAACGTGCTCGGGAACTCGCTGGCCGCACTCGTCGCGCTCCTCCTGTTCGCGGCGCACGCCCGCCTACCCCTGCCGGGAGCGGCGTTCGCACTCGCGTTCACCGGTAGCGTCGCCACCGCTCTCGCCGACACCTTGTCCAGCGAGATCGGTGGGCTCTACGATAAACCGCGTCTCGTGACGACCCTGCGACGGGTCGAACCGGGCACCGACGGCGCCATCACCTGGCAGGGTGAACTCGCCGGCCTCGCGGGAGCGGCGGTCATCGCCGCCATGACCATCTGGCTGTTCGACTACCCACCGGCGTTCGGCCTCGTGGTGATCGCGGCCGGGTTCGTGGGCATGACGGCCGACAGCGTCGTCGGCGCCACCATCGAGGGGTCCGTCGTCGGGAATCAGGCGGTGAACTTCATCGCCACGAGCGTCGGTGGCATCGCTGGTGGCCTCTTCTACCTGCTCGCGTTCGCCTGAGAACCGGTCAGGCGGTGACCTCGGCAGCGGTCCGAACCCGCACGCTCGTCGGTTGTTTGACGAACGATCCTCGCTCGCTGCCCACGACCTCCCTGACCCCGCGCTGGGCCGCGACGTCGACGAGCCGCTGTGCGACCTCGCCGTCGAGGACCACTGCCCGCGGAACGGTCTCGGCGTCCCGGAGCGTCTCGAAGGCCGCCCCGGCTGCCACCTCGTCGATGACGTCCATCGCGTCGTCGAGGAGGCGAGCGCGACCCGAGCCCATCACCGCGGCGACGTGGTCGCCGAGGGTGCCACCGACGTCCGTTGGGGGTTCAGACGGCCCCACTGGCGTGTCTTCGGCCGTTGCGGAGGGCTCGGACGTCCCGTCTTCTGTGTCACCTGCCGACGCCGCCACGGGCTCGTCCGTGGCTTCGTCGACCGAGTCCTCGGCGGGAACGGGGCCCGTATCGCCACCCGGTGCGACGGTCTGGGCGTCGGACTGGGGTTCGTCGACCGGCGGCGCTGGAGACGGACTCCCGTCGGTCGCCGCGGCTTCGTTGTCGGCCTCGGCGTATCGGTCCGCCGTGACCTTGTTCCGGAGCGCCACGTCGACCTCGGCCCGGGAGAGGTCCTCGACGGATGTTCCCTCCGGGGCGACGGCGACGTAATCGAGGTCACCAACCTGAGCGAGTTCGCGACGGATCAGGTCGCCGCCACGGTCGCCGTCGAGGAACGCGGTGACGGTCTTCCCCCGTGTCAGGTCGGCCACCGCCTCGGGGACGTTCGTCCCCTCGACGGCGATGGCGTTCTTGACGCCGAACTTCAGCAGGGTGAGGACGTCCGAGCGGCCCTCCACGACGATGATGGCGTCGCTCGATTCGACGTTCGGCCCGGCCGGGAGGCCGGCGTACTCCGTGATGTCCTCGACGCGGATACTCTCGCGAACCTCGTCGAGGATGGCGTCGCTGTCCATGACGCCTTCGTCGAAGGCCGTCGCGAGGAGTTCCTTCGCCCGGTCGACGACCGCACGGCGTTTCGCCGCGCGGACGTCCTCGATGCGCGAGACCTCGACGGCGGCGTGCGAGGGGCCGATACGCTCGATGGCCTCCAGGGCGGCCGCCAGCGTGGCCGTCTCGACGCGGTCCAGGCTGCTGGCGATGGTGATGTCACCGACGGACTGGCCGCTCTCGTGGCGGACTTCGACGTCGATGCGACCCAGCTTCGAGGACTGCTGGAGGTCGCGGATGTCGAGGTCGTCGCCGAGCAGGCCTTCCGTCTGGCCGAAGACCGCGCCCACGACGTCGCTGCGCTCGACGACGCCGTCGGCGAGGAAGTCGGCGTGGATGAGATATTTCGCGGTGTCCTCCATCGTCAGCTATCCCATTGTACTAGGTGTCGGCGGCCGGAAATAGCTGTCGTCACCGTGGGACGAACGGACGACGGAACGACCGCAGTGCACGGCGGGGAGTCCCCGAACCGGTGGCGAGAGAGCGTCGTCACTCGGCCGACGGACCGGCGGTGGGCGACCGACCTCACGAGAACGACCGGTCGGTGAGCCTTTCCGAAGAGATTATTTCTTCAATATGCAAATTTGAACGGTAATAGTAACACTTATTGGCGCATCGTCGATATTTCGCGTAACGATGAAGCTTCGTTCGCTGGCGTGGGCGACCGCCTTCGCCCTGTTGGTGGCACTGGCGATCCCATGGTTTCTCTGGGGGTCGAGTCGGGTGATCGCCGGACTCCCGGTCTGGCTCTGGTGGCACATCGCCTGGATGCTCCTGGCCGCCGTCGTCTTTCGCTCGTTCACCCGACGAGCGTGGGGGCTCTGGATCGTCGAGAATCCACCAGACGATAGCGGCTCGGGCGACCTCCGAGGTGGGCATCCGTGAATGCCGGACTCGAGATTGGCATCATCGTCGGCTACCTGCTGGTCGCACTCGCGGTCGGCCTCGTCGCCTACCGAGTGACCGAACGGACGGCGGAGGACTACTTCCTCGCGAGTCGTACCTTCGGCACCGTGGTCCTGCTGTTCACCGTCTTCGCGACGCTCCTGTCGGCGTTCACGTTCTTTGGCGGGCCGGACAACGCCTACGCGCTGGGACCCGAGTGGATCCTCGTCATGGGGTTGATGGACGGCATCATCTTCGCCCTCCTCTGGTACGTCGTGGGCTACAAGCAGTGGTTGCTCGGCCAACGTCACGGCTACGTCACCCTCGGCGAGATGCTCGGAGACCGGTTCGCGTCGCTGGGACTCAGGGGGCTGATCGCCGTCGTCTCGTTGTTCTGGCTGTTCCCGTACGTGATGCTCCAGCAGATCGGCGCGGGCGCCGCCATCGCCGGGTTGACCGAGGGGGCCGTCCCGTTCTGGGCCGGGGCGACCCTCATCACCGGCTTCATGATCGTCTACGTGGTCCTGGCCGGGATGCGTGGCATCGCCTGGACGGACACGCTCCAGGGCGTCTTCATGCTCTCGATGGTGTGGCTGGCGCTCGCGTGGGTGCTGGTCGCCGTCGACGGCGGCATCGGAACGATCAACGCCGGCATCCAGGAGCAGGTGCCCGGCTTCTTCGCCCTGGGCGGTGGCGCCTACACCCCGCAGTTCATGCTCACGTTCGCCATCTCCATCGCGTTCGGCGTGGCCATGTTCCCGCAGATCAACCAGCGATTCTTCGCCGCGTCCTCCGAACGGGTGCTCAAGCGGTCGTTCACGCTGTGGCCCGTGCTCGTCTTGTTGCTGTTCGTCCCCGCGTTCCTGCTCGGGACGTGGGCGGCCGGACTGGGAATCGAGGCGAACGTCGGCGCCGGCGAGAGCGTCCTGCCCCTCGTCCTCGCCGAGTACACGCCGGCGTGGTTCGCTGCCCTGGTGATCGCGGGCGCCATCGCGGCCATGATGTCCTCCTCGGATTCGATGTTGCTGTCGGGGTCGTCGTACTTCACCCGTGACGTCTACCGTCCCTTCGTCGACGAGACCATCTCGGATCGGGGCGAGGACCTGCTCGGTCGCGCCGGCGTCGTCGTCTTCGCCGTCGGCGCGCTCGCCGCGAGTATCTGGGCCGAAGGCGGTGGCATCGGCGCGGCGACCGTCGGATCGCTCCTGGTCGACATCGGCGACCTCGCCTTCGGTGGGTTCGCACAGTTGACCCCCGCCGTCATCGTCGCGCTCTACTGGCGAAAGACCACCACCGCGGGGATGTACGCCGGCGTGCTCGTTCCCCAGGGGGTCTACCTCGCGTTCAACTTCCTGCCGGAGACCGTCGTCGCCGGCGTGCCCCTCTTCGCCGAAGCCTATCTCGGATGGGGAATCTCGCTGTACGGGATGATGCTCGGCCTCGTGGTGACTGTCGCCGTCTCGGCAATGAGCGCCGCGGGCCCCGGCGAGCGAATAGACCAGTTCTTCGACCTCCAGGGGAACGACCGGTAATGCAGACCCATATCATCCCCGTCGGGTTCGATTACGACCGCCTCATCGCCCCACTGGTCAGAGACCACGTGTCCGTCGACCGGGTCGTACTGCTCCAGGGCGCCGTCGGTAGCGAGGCGAACGTCGAGTACTCCGAACGCATCGCCCGAAAACTCGAGGCCGACTTCACGAACCTGCTCGGCGCGACGACCGAGCGGATGACCATCGAGGACGTCTACGACTACGACACGGCCTTCGAGCGGGCGTTCCGTCGTATCGAGGCGGAACTCGACGAGGGGAACGAGGTCTGGGTGAACGTCTCCGCGATGCCCCGGACGGTGAGTTTCGCGTTCGCCACGGCCGCCCACTCCGTGATGGTCGAACGGGAAGCGGACCGCGACCGCATCCACACCTACTACACGGCCCCCGAGAAGTACCTCGAGACCGAACTCGCGGAGGAGCTACGCGAGGAGATAGCGCTCCTCGAAGACCTGCTGGCGGCGGCCGGGGAGGGAGGATCGGTCGCCGTCGACGAGAACCGGATCGACGAGCGACTGCGAACGGCCCGCGACCTCCTGACCGAGTTCGACGAGCGCGGGACGACCATCGGCGCGAAATGCATCGACGACAGTCACGTCCTCGAACTGCCCGTCGCCTCGTTTGCCAACGTGAAACCGTTCGAGGAGCTCATCCTCTACACGCTCGGCGAACACGGCGAGTTCGAGAGCATCTCCGACCTCGCGGAGACGCTCGCGTCGGAACTCGGCGAGGAGTACACCGACAGCTTCCGGTCGAAGGTCATCTACAACGTCGACCGTCTCGGCCCCGGTGGCATCGGCTACGTCGAACGCGAGGAACACGGGAAGTCCTACCGCATCAGTCTCTCGCGGATCGGACAGCTCTGGGTCCGCTCGCACGCCGAGCAGTGAGCGCGGCCGACCCGTCGACCATCAGTTCTCGGCCAGTTCGAGACGCGTGACTCGGGTCGCGAGCGCGAGGAACGTAGCCAGGACGGTGAGCACGACCGCCCAGGCGGCCGCCAGGTCGTGGACGGCGAGCGTGTGGTCCTGGACGCCGCCGACGAACTCCGCGCGGATCCAGGTGTGGTGGACGTCGCCGAACAGTGGGACGAAGTAGTCCACCACGTCGTTGAACAGGTACCACCCGACGGCGACGGCGACGGCCCGGACCGAGAACGTGGCGTACCGGTGGATGATGAACGCCTCGAGCGCCATCGCGAGGTGACTCCAGATGAGGAACTGGTAGAGCCAGGTGGCGAGGCCGCCCTGGCCGTTGAGGACGACCTGCACGAAGGGCGTCCAGAGGCCAAGTTTGAGCAGGCCGACGAAGGCGAGCGCGTGCACCCAGTCCGCGTCGAGGTCGAGTTTGAAGGCGATCAGCGAGACGGCGATGAACAGGGTCGCCACGGGGCTGTCGGGGATGAACGGCCAGGCGAGGGGATTGGCGGCCGCGAACTGGGCGCGGTAGTACCAGAAGCCGAAAGCCGTCCCGGCGAGGTTGACGGCTGCGATGAGCCACGCGAGACGGAGTCCCAGATCCTCGAGCGCCTTCGGGAGGGGCGCGACGTACCACGGCAACGGATCGCGCTCTGGGAGCATGTCCCCAGGATACACCCGAGCGGTCAAAGCCGTACTGGTCGCGGCCAGAACGGGGAGTCAGCGCGGTCAGTCCTCGTACTCGTCGTCGCCGGAACTGATGCTGTAGAAGGGGAAATCGGCCGACCGCGAATCGAAGCGGTCGAGGGCGAACGGGTCGTGGGGAATCGACGCCTCCTCGTCGAGGAGGAGTTCCCGAGCGACCGTCGCGGTCACGGGGGCGGTCATGACGCCGCGGCCGTGGAAGCCCGTCGCGACCACGAGACCGTCTGGGCCCTCGTCGGGTGCGTCGACGATCGGTCGCGTGTCGGGCGTCGCCGCGTCGATGCCGGCCCAGCCGTCCACGAAACCGGCGCGGTCGAAGTCGTCGAGGAACGTCGGGACGAGGGACGCCACGTGGTCGCGGAATGCCTCGTCCTCCTGTCCGCTCGCGCGCTCCGGGTGGTCCTCGGCGAACGAGTAGCCACCGACCACGAGGTCGCCGTTGACCTCCGGTCGGAAGTAGACGTGTCGCCCCGGTATCCACCCCATGGGGAAGGAGTCGTCCATCGGTGGCTCCGGTTCGAGGACGACGACCTGGGTCCGGTAGGGCCGTATCGGCAGTTCGAGGACGTCCTCGAGGAGGTCCCGGGTCCGCCAGCCGGCGGCCACGACGACCTGGTCGGCGTCGATCCGGCCCGTTGCGGTCCGGACACCGGCGACGGCCCCGTCCTCGACGCGGACGTCGGTGACCGTACGGCCAGTCTCGACTGTCGCACCCCGGTCTTCGGCGTCGTTCTGTAGTTCGACGGTGAGCGTGTACGGATCGAGGAAGCCGGTGTCCTCGTGTCGGACGACCCCGGCGTACTCGTCGAGGGAGAGTCGGGGATGCTCGGTCGCAACGGTGTGCGGTTCGCGGAAGGAGACCGGAAAGCCCGCCTCGGACAGTCGGTCGGCACGCCGGCGCGCCTCATCCTCCCGATCCGTCGGGACGAGCTCCACGCTGGGCCGCTCGTGGAACGAGAACGCGCCGGTCCCGTCGTAATCGCGGAAGAAGGCCATCGCGTGGTTCGCGATGCCGGGGACGTCCGAGTAGGAGGGCGTCATCGTCACCTCGCCCGCGGCGAGCGCGGTCGCGCCGCCCGTCGCGATCTTGTCCCGTTCGATGACGAGGACGTCCAGGTCCGGGGCGACGGAGCGGGCGATGGCACAGCCAGTGACGCCACCACCCACGACGACGAGGTCGACGTCCTGGTCGGTCATACGGACCGCGTTCCCGAGACCGGAGTGGGTACTGGACGCCAGCGGTCATCTCGGGTGAGTGCGACGCGGGGACCATGGACTCGACGCGACTGACTCTCGCGACGCCATCCCACGCCCCGTTCCGCGCTGTCCTGGTCCGACATCGTCACTCGTATTCGTGGTCGACCTCGCGGAAGGCCGCCTCCGCAATCTCGAGGGCCTGGTCCACGTCCGCCTCGGTGTGCGAGTACGAGGTGAAAAAGCGTTCGCCCTGGTGGGGATTGCCGAACAGGGCACCGCGAGCGGCCCCCTCTTTCCACCAGTCGGCGAACCGCTCTTCGTTGGCGTGCCAGGTGTCCCGGTACCGGTGGATGTCGTGATCGGTCATGTAGACCTGGCCCATCGACCCGATGTGCTGGACGTTGACCGGGACGCCCACGTCGTCGGCCACCTCCTGCAGGCCGGTGAACAGTCGGTCGCCCAGGCGGTCGATGTGCTCGTAGACGTCGTTGTCCTGGATGAACTCGAGTGTGGCGAGTCCCGCGGCCGCCGCGACCGGGTGACCGTTGTAGGTTCCGCCGTGGAACGCCGACGTGCGCCACTTCTCGGCCTCCGTCTTCTCCGGCGGGATGATCTCGGCCATGATGTCCTCGCGGCCACCGAAGCCGGCGACCTGGTAGCCGTTGCCCACGGCCTTCGCGAAAGTGGTCATGTCCGGCGTGATACCGAACCGGCCCTGGGCGCTCTGGGGGCCGAGTCGGAATCCGGTCATGACCTCGTCCCAGATGAGGACGATACCGAGTTCGTCGGTCAACTCGCGGAGGAACTCGTGATAGTCGTCTCGCGGTTTCAGACAACCACACGAGAACATCACCGGTTCGATGATGACCGCCGCGAGGTCGTCTGCCTCCTCGCGGAGGAGCCGTTCGGTCGCCGCCTTGTCGTTGAACGGGAAGGGGACGACGAGATCGCTGATGGCGTCCGGGATGCCGGTTCCGTACGGGACGGCGTTCGGTTCGTCTGCCGGTCCGAGTGCCGCCTCGCTGGCGTAGACGGACTGGAGTGCGTAGTCGTGGGCCCCTGCGTAGCCACCTTCGGGTTTGGCGATCTTCTCGCGGCCCGTGTACGAGCGCGCGACGCGGAGCGCGTGCATCGTCGCCTCGGTCCCGGAGTTGGCCATCCGGACCATCTCGATGCTCGGGGTCATCTCCCGCACGGTGTCCATGAACTCGATGGCCACGGATTGGGGCATCGCGGTCACGGTCGCCTTCTCGACTTGCTCCTGGACCCGTTCGGTCACCGCCGGGTGGTTGTGTCCCAGGATGATCGGGCCGAGTGCCAGCAGGAAGTCGATGTACTCGTTGTCGTCCCTGTCGTAGAGATACGGTCCCTCCGCCGATTCGACGTAGAAGGGGTACGGGTCGAACGAACGAACGTTCGACTCCACGCCGAGTGGCGTGACCGAGGACGCCCAGTCGTGGTACTCCTGGCTCTCCGGGGTCCGGTCGGTCAATGGGGTGTCGTGGTCGTGTTGATTGTCACCCAGGCTCATCACCGCCACCGATGGGAGGGAAGTCAATAAATCTTTGGTGAGCTTGTCTCGAATCCGAAAGTATTCTGTCAACCAGCCGGAGGAGAGCAAAAACGTTCCGTTAGAGAGGAGAACGTTCCAGCGGCAGGACGAGTCCTTTGAGTCCACCGCCGGTCTTCGCGATCTCGCGCATCGGCAGTTCGTGCACCTCGGTACAGGAGTTTCGGAGTGCCTCGGCGGTTACCGGGTTACCGGACGGAAGCAAGACGGTCCCCGGTTCGATGACGACCGTGCTCGTCGCCCGGTTGCGCTGTTCGCGCATGGGAACATCGATCGTCTCGATGCCCCGGTCGTGGAGCAACGAGACGAACTCGTCGGGGACCGCCTGTGGGTAGACGAGGGCCTGATCGACGTCGACCATGGAGAACACGAGGGCGAGGTGGGTCTGTCCCGTCGACTCGGTACTCCCGAAGATGGGGACCTCGACGATGTCGATGTCGTAGGTCTCGAGGACCGTGCGGACCTGCCGAATCCCTTCGGCATTCGTGGTCCGTGAGCGACCGATCGCAACGGTCTCCTCGTCGATCCAGACCATGTTGCCCGCCTCGAACCCCCCGGGGCCGTGGACCGTGTGGTAGATGGGGATACCCAATTCCACGACCCGTTCCGTAAGCCAGCGTTCCTCGCCCTGGCGGGTCGCCTCGACCATCTGGCCGATGACCATCCCCCCTTCGATGGCGAATCCAGCGTCGCGGACGAACAGCGATTCGGCCAGCACCTCCCCCGCTGTCTCGAGACGGTGCACCGTCACCCCGTGGTCTTCGAGCACTTCGACCAGCCCAGCGTGCTCCTCGGCGGCCCGTTCCTGGCGCGGGAGCCCGTCCCAGTTCCAGGCGTCAGGGTCGACGACCGTCTTGAACTCCGGGCCCGGTTCGTGGACGAGCGCGTGCTCGAGGGAACCGATCTCG is a genomic window of Halanaeroarchaeum sp. HSR-CO containing:
- a CDS encoding dimethylarginine dimethylaminohydrolase family protein codes for the protein MTARDLTPSVRTEIGSLEHALVHEPGPEFKTVVDPDAWNWDGLPRQERAAEEHAGLVEVLEDHGVTVHRLETAGEVLAESLFVRDAGFAIEGGMVIGQMVEATRQGEERWLTERVVELGIPIYHTVHGPGGFEAGNMVWIDEETVAIGRSRTTNAEGIRQVRTVLETYDIDIVEVPIFGSTESTGQTHLALVFSMVDVDQALVYPQAVPDEFVSLLHDRGIETIDVPMREQRNRATSTVVIEPGTVLLPSGNPVTAEALRNSCTEVHELPMREIAKTGGGLKGLVLPLERSPL
- a CDS encoding aspartate aminotransferase family protein, translated to MSLGDNQHDHDTPLTDRTPESQEYHDWASSVTPLGVESNVRSFDPYPFYVESAEGPYLYDRDDNEYIDFLLALGPIILGHNHPAVTERVQEQVEKATVTAMPQSVAIEFMDTVREMTPSIEMVRMANSGTEATMHALRVARSYTGREKIAKPEGGYAGAHDYALQSVYASEAALGPADEPNAVPYGTGIPDAISDLVVPFPFNDKAATERLLREEADDLAAVIIEPVMFSCGCLKPRDDYHEFLRELTDELGIVLIWDEVMTGFRLGPQSAQGRFGITPDMTTFAKAVGNGYQVAGFGGREDIMAEIIPPEKTEAEKWRTSAFHGGTYNGHPVAAAAGLATLEFIQDNDVYEHIDRLGDRLFTGLQEVADDVGVPVNVQHIGSMGQVYMTDHDIHRYRDTWHANEERFADWWKEGAARGALFGNPHQGERFFTSYSHTEADVDQALEIAEAAFREVDHEYE